In Pseudomonas sp. Leaf58, one DNA window encodes the following:
- the tal gene encoding transaldolase translates to MTSKLEQLKQFTTVVADTGDLDAITRLKPVDATTNPSLLLKAAAIPGYADLLKQVKADAKGDVDLACDKFAVAVGSGILKVIPGRISTEVDARLSFDEAALLAKARKLSELYEAAGVGRDRVLIKLASTWEGIRAAEKLEKEGIQTNLTLLFSFAQAQACADAGVFLISPFVGRIYDWYKKSTGQEYVGAEDPGVQSVTRIYNYYKANGYDTVVMGASFRNIGQIEQLAGCDRLTISPELLQQLSDDQGTLPRVLKPGNAGEAKQQLTESQFRWAMNEDAMGTDKLAEGIRQFARDQEKLEKLMAAKA, encoded by the coding sequence ATGACCTCCAAGCTGGAACAACTCAAGCAGTTCACCACCGTGGTCGCCGACACCGGGGACCTGGACGCTATCACCCGGCTTAAACCGGTCGATGCCACCACCAACCCGTCGCTGCTGCTCAAGGCCGCCGCCATCCCAGGCTACGCCGACCTGCTCAAGCAGGTGAAGGCCGATGCCAAGGGTGACGTCGACCTGGCCTGCGACAAGTTCGCAGTGGCCGTGGGCTCGGGCATTCTCAAGGTCATCCCGGGGCGTATCTCCACCGAGGTGGATGCCCGCCTGTCGTTCGACGAAGCCGCCCTACTGGCAAAGGCCCGCAAGTTGAGCGAACTGTACGAGGCAGCCGGTGTTGGCCGCGACCGCGTACTGATCAAGCTGGCCTCCACTTGGGAAGGTATCCGCGCCGCCGAGAAGCTGGAAAAGGAAGGCATCCAAACCAATCTCACCCTGCTGTTCTCCTTCGCCCAAGCACAGGCCTGCGCCGATGCCGGGGTGTTTCTGATTTCGCCCTTCGTGGGCCGTATCTACGACTGGTACAAGAAAAGCACCGGCCAGGAATACGTGGGTGCCGAGGACCCGGGCGTGCAGTCGGTCACGCGCATCTACAACTATTACAAGGCCAATGGCTACGACACCGTGGTCATGGGCGCCAGCTTCCGCAATATCGGCCAGATCGAGCAACTGGCGGGCTGTGACCGCCTTACCATCAGCCCCGAGCTGCTGCAGCAACTGAGCGATGACCAAGGCACCCTGCCGCGAGTGCTGAAGCCGGGCAATGCTGGCGAGGCAAAGCAACAACTGACCGAAAGCCAGTTCCGCTGGGCGATGAACGAAGATGCCATGGGCACCGACAAGCTGGCCGAGGGTATTCGCCAGTTCGCGCGGGACCAGGAGAAGCTGGAGAAGTTGATGGCTGCAAAGGCCTGA
- the dusA gene encoding tRNA dihydrouridine(20/20a) synthase DusA, producing MTAKSGYNPENTRPEPSRRFSVAPMMDWTDRHCRFFLRLLSKQTLLYTEMVTTGALLHNDAQRFLRHDASEHPLALQLGGSVPADLAACARLAEEAGYDEVNLNVGCPSDRVQNNMIGACLMAHPALVADCVKAMRDAVSTPVTVKHRIGINGRDSYAQLCDFVGQVRDAGCRSFTVHARIAILEGLSPKENREIPPLRYDVAAQLKADFPDLEIVLNGGIKTLAECQAHLHTFDGVMLGREAYHNPYLLAEVDQQLFASEAQVVSRSEALAQLRPYIVAHMASGGAMHHVTRHILGLAQGFKGARRFRQLLSADIHKAAEPLAVFDQAVELLQGR from the coding sequence ATGACCGCAAAATCAGGCTACAACCCAGAAAATACGCGCCCTGAGCCGTCACGCCGCTTCAGCGTTGCACCCATGATGGATTGGACCGACCGCCACTGCCGGTTCTTCCTGCGCCTGCTCTCCAAGCAAACCCTGCTCTACACCGAAATGGTCACCACCGGCGCCTTGCTGCACAACGACGCCCAGCGTTTCCTGCGCCACGACGCCTCCGAGCACCCGTTGGCCCTGCAGTTGGGCGGCAGTGTGCCGGCCGACCTGGCAGCCTGCGCGCGCCTGGCAGAAGAAGCCGGGTATGACGAGGTCAACCTCAACGTCGGCTGCCCGAGTGACCGAGTGCAAAACAACATGATCGGCGCTTGCCTGATGGCCCACCCGGCGCTGGTGGCCGATTGCGTGAAGGCCATGCGTGATGCAGTGTCGACCCCGGTGACGGTCAAGCACCGCATTGGTATCAATGGCCGCGACAGCTACGCCCAGCTATGCGACTTCGTCGGCCAGGTGCGCGACGCCGGCTGCCGCAGTTTTACCGTGCATGCGCGCATCGCGATCCTGGAAGGGCTGTCGCCGAAGGAGAACCGCGAAATTCCGCCCCTGCGCTACGACGTGGCAGCGCAGCTGAAGGCCGACTTCCCAGACCTGGAAATCGTGCTCAACGGCGGGATCAAGACCCTGGCCGAGTGCCAGGCGCACTTGCACACCTTCGACGGCGTGATGCTGGGGCGTGAGGCCTACCACAACCCTTATTTGCTGGCCGAGGTAGACCAGCAGCTGTTTGCCAGTGAGGCGCAGGTGGTAAGCCGCAGCGAGGCGCTGGCGCAGTTGCGGCCTTACATCGTCGCGCACATGGCAAGTGGCGGGGCGATGCATCACGTTACCCGGCATATTCTGGGGCTGGCCCAAGGGTTCAAGGGCGCGCGGCGGTTCCGCCAGTTGCTGTCGGCGGATATTCACAAGGCAGCGGAGCCGTTGGCCGTGTTCGACCAGGCGGTGGAGTTGTTGCAGGGGCGCTGA
- a CDS encoding site-specific integrase — MATIRTRKKADGSTSYLVQIRINRDKVTVYQESQTFARKQAAVAWAKRRETELSEPGAIERANRVGHTVKQMIDRYLVEAEKARPLGETKRRTLNAIKNSYLGEMVDSDISQQVLVDYALWRMSPAGGGIKPQTAGNDLAHLGSVLSLARAAWEYEINPQAMPDARLVLKRLGYNMKSRERDRRPTLEELDKVLEHFFEMLARRPTVIHMPKVVAFAIFSTRRMDEIARIMWEDLDEHRQAVKVRDMKNPGQKIGNDVWCHLPDEAWAIVQSMPRQCAEIFPYNTDSIGTAWSRACKMVGVEDLHFHDLRHEGVSRLFEMDWDIPRVSSVSGHRDWNSLRRYTHLRGRGDRYMEWSWLERIIQAPVALGARVE, encoded by the coding sequence ATGGCAACGATCAGAACGCGTAAAAAGGCCGATGGCAGCACTAGCTACCTCGTCCAGATCCGCATTAATCGCGACAAGGTGACAGTCTACCAAGAGAGCCAAACGTTCGCCCGCAAACAGGCTGCAGTGGCCTGGGCGAAGCGACGGGAAACTGAGTTGTCTGAGCCTGGTGCTATCGAGCGCGCCAACCGGGTAGGGCACACGGTCAAACAGATGATCGACCGTTACCTTGTAGAGGCAGAGAAAGCTCGGCCTCTGGGCGAGACCAAGCGACGCACTTTAAACGCCATCAAGAACAGCTACCTGGGTGAGATGGTCGACTCCGACATCAGCCAGCAGGTGCTGGTGGACTATGCCCTATGGCGTATGAGCCCCGCAGGCGGTGGCATCAAACCGCAGACAGCCGGCAATGATCTGGCTCACCTGGGTTCAGTGTTGTCGCTTGCCAGAGCGGCGTGGGAGTACGAGATCAACCCCCAAGCTATGCCCGACGCACGCCTTGTCCTGAAACGCCTCGGCTACAACATGAAGAGCCGGGAGCGGGATCGCCGGCCAACGCTTGAAGAACTCGACAAGGTGCTTGAGCATTTCTTCGAGATGCTTGCACGGCGTCCGACAGTCATTCACATGCCGAAGGTGGTTGCGTTTGCCATCTTTTCCACGCGCCGTATGGACGAGATCGCTCGCATCATGTGGGAGGATCTGGATGAGCACCGCCAGGCGGTGAAAGTGCGGGACATGAAGAACCCCGGACAGAAGATCGGTAACGATGTGTGGTGCCATCTGCCGGATGAGGCGTGGGCGATTGTGCAAAGCATGCCGCGTCAGTGCGCTGAGATCTTCCCTTACAACACCGACTCAATCGGCACGGCCTGGTCCAGAGCGTGCAAGATGGTTGGCGTGGAGGACCTGCATTTTCACGATCTGCGCCATGAAGGTGTGAGCCGGTTGTTCGAAATGGATTGGGATATCCCGAGGGTGTCGAGTGTTTCCGGTCATCGTGACTGGAACTCGCTGCGGCGTTACACCCATCTGAGGGGGCGTGGTGATCGATATATGGAGTGGAGTTGGTTAGAGCGGATTATCCAGGCCCCAGTCGCCCTAGGCGCCCGGGTTGAGTAG
- a CDS encoding HD-GYP domain-containing protein, with the protein MSETLNYPLPPIILIVDDTPENITLINGLLKDIYRMRVAISGERALKAAVQEPRPDLILLDIMMPDLSGYEVAEQLKRDPRTAHIPIIFITAMATMEDEILGLQMGAVDYITKPINPPIVLARVETQLKIKAAADFLRDQKAYLEQEVQRRTAEVIAIQDVTIQAMTSLAETRDNETGNHIRRTQHYVRLLAELLREHPRFQQFLNEESIRLLFKSAPLHDIGKIGIPDDILLKPGRLTPEEFETMKTHTVLGRDAIRHAEEQLGTSVGFLRLAKEIAYSHHEKWDGTGYPDGLSADDIPISARLMALADVYDALISRRVYKKGMSHDQALEIIRQGCATHFDPDICEVFLANHEQFQAIAVRFADRGQDG; encoded by the coding sequence ATGAGTGAAACGCTAAACTACCCACTTCCCCCGATCATCCTCATTGTCGATGATACGCCGGAGAACATTACGCTGATCAATGGCCTGCTGAAGGACATCTACCGCATGCGGGTGGCCATCAGCGGTGAGCGCGCGCTGAAGGCAGCGGTGCAGGAGCCTCGCCCGGATCTGATTCTGCTCGACATCATGATGCCTGATCTGTCGGGGTATGAGGTGGCAGAGCAGCTCAAGCGCGATCCGCGCACCGCTCATATCCCGATCATCTTCATCACCGCCATGGCGACAATGGAAGACGAGATCCTGGGTTTGCAGATGGGCGCCGTGGACTACATCACCAAGCCGATCAACCCACCCATCGTGCTGGCACGGGTGGAAACCCAATTGAAGATCAAGGCGGCCGCCGACTTTTTGCGTGATCAGAAGGCTTACCTTGAGCAGGAAGTCCAGCGCCGCACCGCCGAGGTCATCGCTATCCAGGATGTGACCATTCAGGCCATGACCTCGCTGGCCGAAACCCGCGACAATGAGACGGGTAACCACATTCGACGAACTCAGCACTACGTCAGACTACTGGCCGAGCTGCTTCGCGAACATCCGAGGTTCCAGCAGTTTCTCAATGAGGAAAGTATCCGCCTGCTGTTTAAGTCAGCTCCGTTGCATGACATCGGCAAGATCGGCATACCCGATGACATACTGCTCAAGCCGGGGCGCCTCACGCCGGAAGAGTTCGAGACGATGAAGACCCATACGGTACTGGGACGCGATGCAATCCGGCATGCCGAAGAGCAGTTGGGCACCTCGGTGGGATTTCTGCGCCTGGCCAAGGAGATCGCCTACAGCCACCACGAGAAGTGGGACGGTACCGGTTATCCCGATGGGCTGAGTGCCGATGACATCCCCATCAGCGCCAGGCTCATGGCATTGGCGGATGTCTATGACGCGTTGATTAGCCGACGCGTATACAAGAAAGGCATGTCACACGATCAGGCGCTGGAGATAATCCGCCAGGGATGTGCTACGCATTTCGATCCAGATATTTGCGAGGTTTTCCTGGCCAACCATGAGCAATTCCAGGCTATCGCGGTGCGTTTTGCTGATCGCGGTCAGGATGGCTAA
- a CDS encoding response regulator translates to MDREQLPTSRSILKTEPRLGALLALGGLLVLGMPCVEARTLSQIRESGVLRICVAGSSASFYRTNAEAFARSLGLRPQVTELPSFDAQFHDDRGETVREASYDPKLLADGRCDLYPNDLQIVPWRETKMLLVPYYRVRNLVIAHRSNQSLGNEVSDLLGLTAAVQKGTGYEQWIDEANRGPLSSQPVRIVYAPTEQAVKLVADAKVDFTVLGSESALRWAREDPERLSIAFPVSEATSVGWGVARNAPDLARALEQFFQSSNRIDSPLDASWRRYYRVSLMEYRLFEESLNEDGLDIKTVMRWAIPSLVAVLLLLGAMLAWNRRLNREVDERKRVAAELAEREAFTRALMDTSPASLVLADRNGAVREVSQRFSQATGYVSEDLLGRNATSLYVDPEERERFLELLTRNGKVENFETRLLHKNGSILWVLVGASFVTIHGETLVASWVRDVTDHHAAAVALSEERARLQAILDTSPINIAFSTQGVIRFANPRFCETFGVGVGDAASQIYANEHDREAIVERLTDDGIAKDQEVPMRDRQGRERTILVTYLPIQIQGEQGLLGWLQDITERKAAEHAQQRAKEIAEEATRAKSDFLANMSHEIRTPMNAIIGMSYLALKTSLDQRQRDYVSKIHNAGTSLLGIINDILDFSKIEAGKLSVEVVPFEIDAVLDNVSSLIAQKAYDKAIELLFDRASDVPETLLGDPLRLGQVILNLVGNAVKFTEQGQVTVVVRNLGRTGDKVQLQVRVRDTGIGMTPEQTGRLFEAFAQADSSTTRQFGGTGLGLAISKRIVELMGGTITVDSEPGNGSTFSFSVWLGLDQHMRTQRQIVPAELAGARVLVVDDNADARQILSDMLLVAGLSPVAVASGEAALESLRGAAADDPFRVLLVDWQMPEMDGIETTRRALGLQPALYAIMVSAFGHDEMHAAGQAAGIRAFLVKPVNQSSLVEVLVNLFAPQTGVVALTVPIAQAKVLAGVRLLVAEDNEINQQIARELLEAAGALVEVAGNGCEALSMLAAAQYDAVLMDVQMPQMDGLETTRRIRVGPHCAQIPVIAMTAHARVEDRERCIEAGMVDHVTKPVDPQALIATVLRWVVPRSAAVEPSSAASGEERLPDIPGLDSADGLRRVAGNRQLYIKLLGQFADRRAMEGQALRNALRAGDRATAERMAHTVKGVAGNLGFSGLQAMAGKLETAIGAHAESDALVNELIEALSLAVHAIRQALGSGQAAPAVVSSVDWAQHAIALIHLLEANDGAAPDYMEQYADSLRGALGQDSFEQLMNEVNNFDFEAARLTLKRASTARDTPCWREHHE, encoded by the coding sequence TTGGATCGTGAGCAATTACCTACCAGCAGGAGCATTTTGAAAACAGAGCCGCGCTTGGGAGCGTTGCTTGCACTGGGAGGCTTGTTGGTGTTGGGCATGCCATGCGTAGAAGCACGTACGCTGTCCCAGATTCGGGAAAGCGGCGTCCTGCGCATATGCGTGGCTGGCTCAAGCGCTTCCTTCTACCGGACTAACGCGGAGGCGTTCGCGCGGTCACTCGGTTTACGCCCACAGGTAACGGAACTGCCGAGTTTCGATGCGCAGTTTCACGACGATCGGGGCGAGACCGTACGCGAGGCAAGCTACGACCCGAAGCTACTCGCCGACGGCCGCTGCGATCTTTATCCAAATGACTTGCAGATCGTCCCTTGGCGCGAAACGAAGATGTTGCTCGTGCCCTATTACCGGGTACGCAACCTGGTCATCGCCCATCGCTCCAACCAGTCCCTTGGCAACGAGGTGTCTGATCTGCTCGGTCTGACGGCGGCAGTGCAGAAGGGTACGGGCTACGAGCAGTGGATCGATGAAGCCAACCGCGGTCCTCTATCCAGTCAGCCGGTCAGAATCGTCTATGCGCCAACCGAGCAGGCTGTGAAACTGGTAGCCGATGCGAAGGTGGATTTCACGGTGTTGGGTAGTGAAAGCGCGCTGCGCTGGGCCCGTGAAGATCCCGAACGTCTCTCCATTGCGTTTCCGGTCAGCGAAGCGACCAGCGTTGGGTGGGGTGTTGCGCGCAACGCGCCGGATCTCGCACGAGCGCTGGAGCAGTTCTTCCAGTCCAGCAATCGCATTGATTCGCCGCTCGATGCGAGCTGGCGGCGGTACTATCGCGTATCGCTCATGGAATACCGGCTGTTCGAGGAGTCCCTCAACGAGGACGGCCTCGATATTAAAACCGTAATGAGATGGGCGATCCCGAGCTTGGTCGCGGTCCTGCTGTTGCTCGGCGCCATGCTGGCCTGGAACCGACGCCTCAACCGGGAAGTAGACGAGCGCAAGCGCGTTGCCGCAGAGCTAGCCGAGCGCGAGGCTTTCACCCGCGCGCTCATGGATACCAGCCCCGCCAGCCTGGTGCTGGCAGATCGGAACGGAGCTGTCAGGGAAGTAAGCCAACGCTTTTCACAGGCGACCGGTTATGTCAGCGAGGACCTGCTCGGGCGCAACGCCACGAGCCTGTATGTCGACCCTGAGGAGCGCGAGCGCTTCCTCGAACTGCTGACACGAAATGGCAAGGTCGAAAACTTCGAGACCCGCCTGCTGCACAAAAATGGATCAATTCTCTGGGTTCTGGTCGGTGCATCATTCGTGACAATCCACGGTGAGACCCTGGTCGCCAGTTGGGTGCGCGATGTCACGGATCATCATGCGGCAGCAGTGGCGCTTAGCGAAGAACGCGCGCGGCTGCAGGCAATCCTCGATACGAGTCCAATCAACATAGCCTTTTCTACCCAGGGCGTGATCCGCTTCGCCAACCCCCGCTTCTGTGAAACGTTCGGCGTAGGCGTCGGTGACGCTGCTTCGCAGATTTACGCGAATGAGCATGATCGCGAAGCCATCGTCGAACGCCTCACGGACGACGGCATCGCAAAGGACCAAGAAGTACCGATGCGTGACCGGCAGGGGCGCGAACGCACCATACTTGTCACCTACCTGCCAATCCAGATCCAGGGGGAGCAAGGGCTGCTCGGCTGGCTGCAGGACATCACCGAGCGCAAGGCAGCAGAGCACGCGCAGCAGCGGGCGAAGGAGATTGCTGAAGAGGCGACGCGGGCAAAAAGCGACTTCCTTGCAAACATGAGTCACGAAATCCGCACGCCCATGAATGCGATCATCGGCATGTCTTACCTTGCGCTGAAGACTTCGCTGGACCAGCGGCAGCGCGATTATGTCTCGAAAATCCACAACGCGGGCACTTCGCTGCTTGGCATCATCAACGACATCCTCGACTTCTCCAAGATCGAGGCCGGCAAGCTTAGCGTCGAGGTAGTGCCATTTGAGATAGACGCAGTGCTAGACAACGTGTCCTCGCTGATTGCGCAAAAGGCCTACGACAAGGCCATTGAGCTGCTGTTCGACCGGGCGTCGGACGTTCCCGAGACGCTGCTTGGAGATCCGCTGCGTCTGGGCCAGGTCATCCTGAACCTGGTAGGCAACGCAGTGAAATTCACCGAACAGGGGCAGGTTACGGTCGTGGTTCGCAACCTGGGCCGCACCGGCGACAAAGTTCAACTGCAGGTTCGTGTCCGCGATACCGGTATCGGCATGACTCCCGAGCAAACCGGGCGACTCTTTGAGGCCTTTGCCCAAGCCGATAGCTCCACCACGCGACAATTCGGTGGTACCGGCCTGGGCCTTGCCATCTCGAAGCGCATCGTCGAGTTGATGGGCGGAACGATCACGGTTGACTCAGAACCGGGCAACGGCAGCACGTTCTCTTTCAGTGTCTGGCTTGGTCTTGACCAGCACATGCGTACGCAGCGCCAGATTGTCCCTGCGGAGCTCGCCGGAGCGCGCGTCCTGGTCGTCGATGACAATGCCGACGCGCGCCAGATCCTTTCCGACATGCTTCTCGTAGCGGGGCTTTCGCCGGTCGCGGTGGCGTCAGGCGAGGCTGCTCTGGAGAGCCTTCGCGGTGCTGCGGCCGACGACCCGTTCCGGGTGCTATTGGTGGATTGGCAAATGCCAGAGATGGATGGCATCGAGACGACGCGCCGGGCGCTTGGCCTGCAGCCTGCACTGTACGCCATCATGGTCAGTGCATTTGGGCATGACGAAATGCACGCCGCTGGGCAAGCGGCCGGCATTCGCGCGTTCCTGGTCAAGCCGGTCAACCAGTCCTCGCTGGTAGAGGTACTGGTCAACTTATTCGCGCCGCAAACGGGCGTGGTGGCGCTAACCGTACCCATTGCGCAGGCGAAGGTGCTCGCCGGAGTGCGCCTGCTCGTCGCGGAGGACAACGAAATCAACCAACAGATTGCCAGGGAGCTTCTCGAGGCTGCCGGTGCCCTGGTGGAAGTTGCCGGCAACGGCTGCGAGGCGCTGTCGATGTTGGCTGCAGCGCAATACGACGCGGTGCTGATGGACGTACAGATGCCGCAGATGGATGGTCTCGAGACGACCCGGCGTATTCGCGTCGGGCCTCACTGCGCACAGATCCCGGTGATTGCTATGACCGCACATGCCAGGGTCGAGGACCGGGAGCGCTGTATCGAGGCGGGCATGGTCGACCATGTGACCAAGCCCGTGGATCCGCAAGCACTCATCGCCACGGTTCTGCGCTGGGTCGTACCTCGGTCGGCGGCAGTGGAGCCGTCCAGCGCCGCATCGGGCGAGGAGCGCCTACCGGACATTCCAGGGCTAGATAGCGCCGACGGACTGAGGCGAGTGGCGGGCAATCGCCAGCTATACATCAAGCTGCTGGGTCAATTTGCCGACCGCAGGGCTATGGAAGGGCAAGCGCTGAGGAACGCGCTACGTGCGGGTGATCGGGCGACGGCCGAGCGAATGGCCCACACCGTGAAAGGCGTTGCAGGCAACCTCGGTTTCAGCGGCCTGCAAGCCATGGCCGGTAAGCTGGAAACCGCGATCGGGGCACACGCTGAGTCGGACGCATTGGTGAATGAATTGATTGAGGCGCTCTCGCTGGCCGTGCATGCAATCCGTCAAGCGCTGGGTAGCGGCCAGGCAGCACCGGCGGTGGTATCGAGCGTCGACTGGGCACAGCATGCCATAGCGCTCATCCACCTGCTGGAGGCCAATGACGGAGCAGCGCCGGATTATATGGAACAGTATGCGGATTCGTTGCGCGGAGCACTCGGCCAGGACAGTTTCGAGCAGTTGATGAATGAGGTGAACAACTTTGACTTCGAGGCCGCACGGCTAACCCTCAAACGTGCATCGACGGCCCGCGATACCCCGTGCTGGAGGGAACATCATGAGTGA
- a CDS encoding pyocin activator PrtN family protein produces MNTAFVLMAQYNGTAIISLEQVCADYFTHLTPLVFQRKVLAGEIKLPITRLEPSQKSARGIHIADLALYLDQQRDAARKECAQLNKR; encoded by the coding sequence GTGAACACAGCCTTTGTTTTGATGGCGCAGTACAACGGCACGGCGATTATCTCGCTCGAACAGGTATGCGCTGACTACTTCACGCACCTAACGCCGCTTGTATTCCAACGCAAGGTGCTGGCCGGAGAGATCAAGCTGCCGATCACCCGGCTTGAACCGAGCCAGAAGAGCGCCCGAGGCATACACATTGCTGATCTGGCTCTCTACCTGGACCAGCAGCGGGATGCTGCGCGAAAAGAGTGTGCGCAATTGAATAAGAGGTGA
- a CDS encoding pyocin activator PrtN family protein, which produces MSTLEQLRSEWTTPCPTLTAVRERYFPHIGSDRRFKELINKGRIDLQLSKIDRSKKAQHVIYLHNLAAYLDRQAERSTQSA; this is translated from the coding sequence ATGAGTACGCTGGAACAGCTCCGCAGCGAGTGGACCACCCCTTGCCCAACGCTCACTGCTGTCAGAGAGCGATATTTCCCCCACATCGGGTCAGACAGGCGGTTCAAAGAGCTGATCAACAAAGGCCGTATTGACCTTCAGCTGAGCAAGATCGACAGATCGAAGAAAGCCCAGCACGTGATCTACCTGCACAACCTTGCCGCATATCTCGACCGGCAGGCCGAACGCTCGACCCAATCTGCTTGA
- a CDS encoding LexA family transcriptional regulator, which produces MDINERRIASLRTIMGNLSQKEFAEAHDLDASYLSQLLNGHRKLGEKAALNLELKIGLVAGTLTSPPMEEPSIAAPTNVVRLPTRAAKDKNYVLIPHLDVAASMGHGKAAPEMHIEVIRDMTVHLDWLRMQGLSFSNIDNLAIITGDGDSMSGTFADGDALLVDRGITEVKTDAIYVFTLDGDLYIKRLQRLTGGQLRMISDNPVYPPITIDESMIERMHIQARVLLAWNAKKL; this is translated from the coding sequence ATGGACATTAACGAAAGGCGCATCGCCTCCCTCCGTACGATCATGGGGAACCTGAGCCAGAAGGAATTCGCCGAGGCTCACGACCTAGACGCGTCGTACCTGTCGCAACTGCTCAACGGCCACCGCAAGCTGGGGGAAAAGGCTGCGCTTAATCTCGAGCTCAAGATTGGGCTTGTAGCAGGGACGCTGACATCTCCTCCAATGGAGGAACCCTCCATCGCAGCCCCAACCAACGTGGTTCGCCTGCCCACCAGGGCAGCAAAGGACAAGAACTACGTTCTGATTCCGCATCTCGATGTCGCGGCTTCTATGGGGCATGGCAAGGCAGCCCCGGAAATGCACATTGAAGTCATCCGCGACATGACGGTTCACCTAGACTGGCTCAGGATGCAGGGCCTTAGTTTTTCCAACATCGATAACCTGGCGATCATCACTGGCGATGGCGACAGCATGTCTGGCACATTCGCTGACGGCGATGCCCTGCTGGTGGATCGCGGGATCACCGAGGTGAAGACAGACGCAATTTATGTCTTCACCCTCGACGGCGATCTCTACATCAAACGCCTGCAGCGTCTGACTGGAGGCCAGCTCCGAATGATCTCCGATAATCCTGTCTACCCGCCGATTACCATCGACGAGTCGATGATCGAGCGGATGCATATCCAGGCCCGTGTCCTACTGGCCTGGAACGCGAAAAAGCTCTAA
- a CDS encoding YdaS family helix-turn-helix protein translates to MTLSEYLKTIDKEGVDALARHCGTSVGQLKQVAYGNRRAGAGLAVNLDRETGGEVTCESLRPDIDWGYLRQGKGLER, encoded by the coding sequence ATGACGCTTAGCGAATATTTGAAAACGATAGACAAGGAAGGGGTCGACGCCCTCGCACGGCACTGCGGAACATCGGTCGGCCAACTGAAGCAAGTGGCTTATGGAAACCGCCGTGCAGGTGCGGGGTTGGCTGTCAATTTGGATCGAGAAACGGGAGGGGAGGTTACTTGTGAGTCGCTGCGACCGGACATTGACTGGGGATACTTAAGGCAAGGAAAGGGGTTAGAACGCTGA
- a CDS encoding phage regulatory CII family protein, producing MSRIDLLPGAGPVLTLRQALYRAGRDYHGGITRLAFDMGLEVDALQKKLHHADDRRWPTPDELEEIVQWTADPRLLDALVRPAGAVWYRPKPVPATNDALQAVAKLLAESGQFVGSLHDGASDNVWTLSEVLNLEQRGMEVIRQVLAIMAGAREAMEDVSHG from the coding sequence ATGAGCAGGATTGATCTTTTGCCGGGCGCAGGTCCGGTTCTCACTTTGCGACAAGCGCTCTATCGCGCGGGTCGTGATTATCACGGCGGTATCACTAGGCTGGCCTTTGACATGGGGCTCGAGGTGGATGCCCTGCAGAAGAAGTTGCACCATGCCGACGACCGCCGCTGGCCAACCCCCGACGAACTGGAAGAGATCGTGCAGTGGACCGCTGATCCGCGGCTGCTCGATGCACTGGTTCGTCCTGCCGGTGCGGTCTGGTATCGCCCCAAGCCTGTGCCTGCTACCAACGATGCCTTGCAGGCGGTTGCGAAGCTTCTGGCCGAGTCCGGTCAGTTCGTGGGTAGCCTGCATGATGGTGCCTCGGACAACGTTTGGACCTTGTCGGAGGTGTTGAATCTGGAGCAGCGTGGCATGGAAGTTATTCGCCAAGTTCTTGCCATCATGGCGGGCGCGCGCGAAGCCATGGAGGACGTAAGCCATGGCTGA
- a CDS encoding TraR/DksA C4-type zinc finger protein, translated as MADAVDFANDRAEYFLQLSLQRLARLPVKPSAQICEDCDEPIPLARQLSVSGCETCIDCQELRERRR; from the coding sequence ATGGCTGATGCCGTCGATTTTGCCAATGACCGCGCTGAGTATTTCCTCCAGTTGTCGCTGCAGCGTCTTGCGCGGCTCCCGGTCAAGCCAAGCGCGCAAATCTGCGAAGACTGCGATGAGCCCATCCCGCTGGCCCGTCAATTGTCAGTCTCCGGTTGCGAAACCTGCATCGATTGCCAAGAGTTGCGGGAGCGCCGGAGATGA